Below is a window of Deinococcus aerophilus DNA.
GCGCCGCAGACATACACTGGAGCATGTCTCCCAGGAAGAAATTCACGTGAAGAAGGTGCCCTGGGGTTGGGGGCTTCTGGGCGGCGTTGTGGTGGTGCTGATCGTGATCAGCTTTACCCTGCCCCGGGGCGTCGGCACCGACCTGACCCTGACGGATTTCACGGCCGCCGTCCAGCAGGGAGAGGTGCGCAGCGCCAACATCACCTACCAGAACGGCACCGCCCTGCTGACCGGGCAGCTCAGCAGCGGGGAGGAGTACCGCAGCCGCACGCTGGCCAACGATCCGCTGATCGAACTGTCCGCGCTGCAGGGCGCGGGCGTGACCGTTTCCTACGTGCCGCCCGCGCG
It encodes the following:
- a CDS encoding ATP-dependent metallopeptidase FtsH/Yme1/Tma family protein, whose amino-acid sequence is MKKVPWGWGLLGGVVVVLIVISFTLPRGVGTDLTLTDFTAAVQQGEVRSANITYQNGTALLTGQLSSGEEYRSRTLANDPLIELSALQGAGVTVSYVPPARLSVFGVLSVLLTLALIVGLVILLLRSRQGSGTDAASTFGKSKAAVIAEGQIKLNFSDVAGCDEAKADLQEVVD